One segment of Synechococcus sp. A15-24 DNA contains the following:
- a CDS encoding hyperconserved protein Hcp, translating to MELDLQPGDVVKVLESAALGWVRARVIRVKSGGRVVVQSDQGREFTARGNQVRLIEPAGFRP from the coding sequence ATGGAGTTGGATCTTCAACCTGGTGATGTCGTGAAGGTGCTCGAGTCAGCCGCCCTCGGCTGGGTTCGTGCCCGCGTGATTCGCGTCAAATCAGGTGGACGCGTGGTCGTGCAGAGCGATCAAGGTCGGGAGTTCACCGCCCGAGGCAATCAAGTCCGGCTGATTGAGCCTGCGGGCTTCCGTCCCTGA